Proteins from one Pseudomonas sp. KBS0710 genomic window:
- a CDS encoding RHS repeat-associated core domain-containing protein translates to MDSKTRDVESVLGDFRRCLNSYDSWAQSFLSFSALDVEQVFKVGNEVALVAPIDRSIIPSTTVATCQANGTLTLVHMFQSARFVPIGNTPVVLQRVDPNGGPLGEPIHKTIGPSGILQITECDRNQQYRVNFYPNVSSEHFKALYASYQSVIAPLEGWLRSEWSGTFAPLWQDYSEANFLKRYLVLDQAYAKGFGEALYSLWDSLKQLFEWLAHPLDNAEKLLSYLSQVEFEQLLNVSAETLAKGLLVLSDEPLLFIYLSAMVSWMRLLPPAYMNELLGEISADVLINLLLALATGGMGIAIRMSAQVLGGIKSRRARKWLEQLAGQFGKSRLDEHVEAAKPILLGSTATPIKTVPVAPLKAGDQLVANPVPAVRGKTQQTALVRQEPVDDVPASGKNLNGDAAAPADKTVTNGCPVSMVTGEELLTLTDGTLDGVLPFEWTRLYRTSAVEVDGGLGFGWSHSLAQRLVVSGDSVVWTDHENRRTEFPLPTAARPAITNSLAEAAIYLGDLPDELVLAQASRFYHFHDGVLVAISDAYDNRLRVFHDRLGRVERLDNGVGRSLFLRYEAGRIVAVDYQVHRAKGHEPFEWVTEQKVVSYAYDDLGRLVSATNAVGESEVYRYNEQHVILERGLAGGASFFWEWERAGKAARCVRHWASFSQMDTRYAWGDDGRVTVHNADGSREVYVHDDRARLVQRIDPDGAEHFKSYDDKGRLTVEQDPLGAVTAYQYDEAGRLVALFPGDDEPTSYEHDNGFVRVVRRGGAVWKYERNDQGDVIRKTDPGGNVTDYSYNKYGQLTGVWFPDNSCHRLVWNERGQLLEELLPNGGIKRYRYDDLGRQITREDEHGGLTQYQWDAAGRLRKLTQPGGATREYSYNAYGKITAEHDELGHVTRYEYADGLHLISRRINADGSQVKYRYDNARLLLTSIENEAGETYRLDYHPNGLIQQEIGFDGQRTAYVYDLNGNLTEKTEHGDDGSQLVTRYERDHAGRLVRKTLPDGNVVDYAYDRQGNLLSVDDGHWALAYEYDPQNRLTAEHQGWGTLRYGYDACGQLKNLRLPDNNRLTFNHDKGGHLSTVELNGETLTSHLFKTGREHQRQQGQLLSHYHYDDQNRLHAHAVSQQQHTLYQRQYDYDTTGNLTRLLDTRKGEHHYHYDPLARLTRADHSQDVQERFGHDPAGNLLMQDRPGPDIVAGNRLMIQGDHHYDYDAFGNLIRQRRGKGHQLVTEYRYDCQHRLIGITQPNGQTVSYRYDPFGRRISKTVNGKTTEFFWQGDKLVAEHHADRHRSYLYEPDSFRPLALLEGFGPQDTKPYHYQLDHLGTPQELTNPEGEIVWSAHYRAYGEIARLDVRKIDNPLRFQGQYFDAESGLHYNRHRYYNPDIGRYLTPDPVKLAGGINVYRYVPNPTGWVDPLGLSCKVGDCPGPKGKQKNKAPTGLLVTHERAGGHLIRKHVGRTDEQLAARFESEPNLPASSSFKSLEEAETIVSKSLAKHQQEIINFKNGNKSKLIIKDNSTNPVGVSILKETTEPIPVYNFVLVLKRAKRMPDGYLLLTGYPEK, encoded by the coding sequence ATGGATTCGAAGACGCGCGACGTCGAGTCCGTGCTTGGCGATTTCCGGCGCTGCCTGAACTCATACGACAGCTGGGCGCAGAGCTTCTTGAGCTTTTCGGCGCTGGATGTCGAGCAGGTATTCAAGGTCGGCAATGAAGTGGCGCTGGTCGCGCCGATCGACCGCTCGATCATTCCCAGCACTACCGTCGCCACCTGCCAGGCCAACGGCACGTTGACCCTGGTGCACATGTTCCAAAGCGCGCGTTTTGTGCCCATCGGCAATACGCCGGTGGTGCTGCAACGTGTCGATCCCAACGGTGGCCCATTGGGCGAGCCGATCCACAAGACCATCGGCCCCAGCGGCATTCTGCAAATCACCGAGTGTGATCGCAACCAGCAGTACCGAGTCAATTTTTACCCCAACGTTTCCAGCGAACACTTCAAAGCGCTGTATGCCTCGTATCAATCGGTGATCGCGCCGCTGGAAGGCTGGCTGCGCAGCGAGTGGAGCGGCACGTTTGCGCCGTTGTGGCAGGACTACTCTGAGGCCAATTTCCTCAAGCGCTATCTTGTGCTGGATCAGGCGTATGCCAAGGGATTTGGCGAGGCGCTGTACTCACTGTGGGACAGCCTCAAGCAGCTGTTTGAGTGGCTTGCACACCCGCTGGACAACGCTGAAAAACTGCTGAGTTACCTGTCCCAGGTCGAGTTTGAACAGCTGCTGAACGTCAGCGCCGAGACGCTTGCGAAAGGTTTGCTGGTGCTCAGCGATGAACCGCTGCTGTTTATCTACCTGTCGGCCATGGTCAGTTGGATGCGGTTGTTGCCGCCGGCGTACATGAACGAGTTGCTGGGCGAGATCAGCGCCGACGTGCTGATCAACCTGTTGCTGGCCCTGGCCACTGGCGGCATGGGGATTGCGATACGCATGAGCGCCCAGGTGCTGGGCGGCATCAAGTCCCGGCGTGCGCGTAAGTGGTTGGAGCAACTGGCCGGGCAATTCGGTAAATCTCGCCTGGATGAGCATGTCGAAGCCGCCAAGCCGATCTTGCTGGGCAGTACCGCGACACCGATCAAGACCGTGCCGGTTGCGCCGCTGAAGGCTGGAGATCAGTTGGTTGCCAACCCGGTGCCGGCGGTGCGCGGCAAGACGCAGCAGACCGCGTTGGTGCGCCAGGAACCTGTGGATGATGTGCCGGCTTCGGGCAAGAACCTCAATGGCGATGCGGCGGCACCTGCGGACAAAACCGTTACCAACGGTTGCCCGGTGTCGATGGTTACCGGCGAGGAATTACTGACACTTACCGACGGCACCCTGGACGGGGTTTTGCCGTTCGAGTGGACGCGGTTGTATCGCACCAGTGCGGTGGAAGTGGATGGCGGGTTGGGGTTTGGCTGGAGCCATTCGCTGGCGCAGCGGTTGGTGGTTTCGGGTGATTCGGTGGTGTGGACGGATCATGAGAATCGCCGTACTGAGTTTCCGTTGCCTACCGCTGCTCGACCGGCGATTACCAATAGCTTGGCTGAAGCGGCGATCTATTTGGGCGACTTGCCCGATGAACTGGTGCTGGCCCAGGCGTCGCGGTTCTATCACTTTCACGATGGCGTGCTGGTTGCCATCAGCGATGCGTATGACAACCGGCTGCGAGTTTTTCACGATCGTCTGGGGCGGGTTGAGCGGCTGGATAACGGTGTGGGTCGCTCGCTGTTTCTGCGTTATGAGGCGGGCCGCATTGTGGCGGTGGACTATCAGGTTCATCGCGCCAAAGGGCACGAACCCTTCGAATGGGTGACGGAACAGAAGGTTGTTTCCTACGCCTATGACGACCTTGGCCGTCTGGTTTCTGCGACCAATGCTGTGGGTGAAAGCGAGGTTTATCGCTACAACGAGCAGCACGTCATTCTTGAGCGCGGGCTGGCCGGAGGGGCGAGTTTCTTTTGGGAATGGGAACGGGCAGGCAAGGCGGCGCGATGTGTTCGGCATTGGGCCAGCTTTTCGCAGATGGATACGCGGTACGCCTGGGGGGATGACGGCCGTGTCACGGTGCATAACGCTGATGGCAGCCGGGAAGTCTATGTTCACGATGACCGCGCACGGCTGGTGCAGCGCATTGATCCGGACGGTGCTGAGCACTTCAAGTCTTATGACGACAAGGGTCGGCTGACGGTCGAGCAGGATCCGCTTGGGGCGGTGACGGCATACCAGTACGACGAAGCCGGACGTTTGGTGGCGTTGTTTCCGGGGGATGATGAGCCGACGTCCTACGAGCATGACAACGGTTTCGTGCGGGTTGTACGCCGTGGTGGGGCGGTTTGGAAATATGAGCGTAACGATCAGGGCGACGTCATTCGCAAGACCGATCCTGGCGGCAATGTCACGGACTACAGCTACAACAAATATGGGCAACTGACGGGGGTTTGGTTTCCCGATAACAGTTGCCATCGGCTGGTCTGGAATGAGCGGGGGCAGTTGCTTGAGGAGCTGCTGCCCAATGGGGGTATCAAACGTTATCGCTATGACGATCTTGGGCGACAGATCACGCGGGAAGATGAGCACGGTGGTCTCACGCAGTACCAATGGGACGCTGCCGGGCGCCTGCGAAAACTAACCCAGCCAGGCGGCGCAACACGCGAATACAGCTACAACGCCTACGGAAAAATCACCGCCGAACACGACGAACTCGGCCACGTCACCCGCTACGAATACGCCGACGGCCTGCACTTGATCAGCCGCCGTATCAATGCCGACGGCAGCCAGGTCAAGTACCGCTACGACAATGCACGCCTGCTGCTGACTTCCATCGAAAACGAGGCAGGCGAAACCTACCGACTCGATTACCACCCCAACGGCCTGATCCAGCAGGAAATCGGCTTTGACGGCCAGCGCACGGCTTACGTGTATGACCTAAACGGCAACCTGACGGAAAAAACCGAACACGGCGACGACGGCAGTCAGCTCGTTACCCGCTACGAGCGAGACCACGCCGGGCGCCTTGTAAGAAAAACCCTGCCAGACGGCAATGTTGTCGACTATGCCTACGACCGCCAAGGCAATCTCCTCAGCGTCGACGACGGCCACTGGGCGCTCGCCTACGAATACGACCCACAAAACCGCCTCACCGCCGAACACCAAGGCTGGGGCACTTTGCGCTATGGCTACGATGCCTGCGGGCAGCTTAAAAACCTGCGCCTACCGGACAACAACCGCCTCACCTTCAACCACGACAAAGGCGGCCACCTTTCCACCGTCGAACTGAACGGCGAAACCCTCACCTCGCACCTGTTCAAAACCGGCCGCGAACACCAACGCCAACAGGGCCAGCTCCTCAGCCACTACCACTACGACGACCAAAACCGCCTGCACGCCCACGCCGTCAGCCAACAGCAACACACCCTTTACCAACGCCAATACGACTACGACACCACCGGCAACCTCACCCGCCTGCTCGACACCCGCAAAGGCGAACACCACTACCACTACGACCCCCTCGCCCGCCTGACCCGCGCCGACCACTCGCAAGACGTGCAGGAGCGCTTCGGCCACGACCCGGCTGGCAACCTGCTGATGCAAGACCGCCCCGGCCCGGACATCGTGGCGGGGAATCGGTTGATGATTCAAGGCGATCATCACTACGACTACGACGCCTTCGGCAATTTAATCCGCCAGCGGCGTGGCAAGGGTCATCAGCTCGTTACGGAATACCGCTACGACTGCCAGCATCGATTGATAGGGATCACACAGCCAAACGGGCAAACCGTCAGCTATCGCTATGACCCGTTTGGACGGCGGATCAGCAAAACGGTGAACGGAAAAACCACGGAGTTTTTCTGGCAAGGCGACAAGCTGGTAGCTGAACACCACGCGGATCGGCATCGCAGCTACCTCTACGAACCAGACAGTTTTCGCCCGTTGGCACTGCTGGAAGGCTTTGGCCCTCAAGACACCAAGCCCTACCACTACCAACTCGACCACCTCGGCACGCCGCAGGAGCTCACAAATCCCGAAGGCGAAATCGTCTGGTCCGCGCACTACCGCGCCTACGGTGAAATCGCTCGCCTAGACGTAAGAAAAATCGACAACCCGCTGCGTTTTCAGGGCCAATATTTTGATGCGGAAAGCGGGCTGCACTACAACCGCCATCGCTACTACAATCCAGATATTGGCCGTTACCTGACGCCGGACCCGGTGAAGCTGGCGGGTGGGATCAATGTGTACCGGTACGTGCCGAACCCTACGGGGTGGGTGGATCCGTTAGGACTAAGTTGTAAGGTTGGAGATTGCCCCGGTCCAAAGGGCAAACAAAAAAACAAGGCACCTACCGGGTTGTTAGTCACCCACGAGAGGGCAGGAGGACACCTGATTAGAAAACATGTCGGAAGGACAGATGAACAGCTGGCGGCGAGATTCGAGTCAGAGCCAAATCTCCCTGCATCATCTTCGTTCAAGTCTCTAGAGGAGGCTGAGACTATAGTTTCTAAAAGCTTGGCAAAACATCAGCAAGAAATAATAAACTTCAAAAACGGAAATAAAAGCAAACTCATAATTAAAGACAACTCAACCAACCCCGTAGGAGTAAGCATTTTAAAAGAAACTACAGAACCCATACCCGTTTATAATTTTGTGTTAGTTTTGAAACGCGCCAAAAGGATGCCAGATGGCTATCTATTGCTGACCGGATACCCAGAAAAATGA
- a CDS encoding efflux RND transporter permease subunit: MRGINLSELAVKHRAVTLFLIIAILAAGIFSFGKLGRAEDPSFTVKVMTITAAWPGATAQEMQEQVADRLEKRLQELDYYDRVETIAQPGFVSMRMTYKESTRPSEIQDLFYQTRKKLSDEAAKLPKGVIGPFFNDEYSDVYFALYALEAEHLPHRQQVQMAEDLRQGLLNLPGVKKVNILGEQAQRIFVEFSYERLATLGIKPDQIFAALAAQNAVAPSGFVETAGARAYIRIDGAFDSLALIENVPLEVNGRVLRIADVATVSRGYEDPPSYRIRHQGDPALMLGVIMEKHWNGLELDKSLKAQEARIQADLPLGVNFAKVSDQAKNISLAVNEFMLKFFVALAVVMVISLLALGFRVGLVVAAAVPLTLSVVFVIMLLTGREFDRITLGALIISLGLLVDDAIIAIEMMVVKLEEGFDRIHAATFAWSSTAAPMLTGTLVTIIGFLPVGFARSGAGEYAGNIFWIVGFALISSWLVAVVFTPYLGVKLLPQIKPVPGGHDAIYAGRYYQKLRSLVEACVRQRWLVTGLVVGAFVLCVLGMGVVKKQFFPNSDRSELILEVYMPPGSAFKSTEAVAAQLEKALLQEPQTSLVDTYVGGGAPRFFLSLNPELPDPAFAKLIVQTPDSHARDALKLRMRERIAAGEFPAARVRVTQLLFGPPVPFPVVFRVSGPNVDVLRGVSEDVRRVVAANALTKDAFLDWGERTSGYRLVLDQDRLRLLGFTPNEVKSQLNALLSGNPITEVREGNRTVSVVARAQGNQRENLGNLNNMTLTNSAGTSVPLAQVGHFQAVMEEPILKRRNRASTVEVRADIIDGVQPPDVEMAVYKDLQPLIAKLPAGYQIDIGGPVEESAKANVALAALFPIMILLTLTVIMFQVRSFGVMFMVFATAPLGLIGAVPTLLLFNQPFGFNAILGLIGIGGILMRNTLIFTDQIRQNQNHGMAVREAIIEATVRRARPVILTALAAALAFIPLTLSVFWSSLAYVLIGGVLVGTVLTLLFLPALCSLVLGRERTKAVETSHVTTG, encoded by the coding sequence ATGCGCGGCATCAACCTCTCCGAATTGGCGGTAAAACACCGCGCCGTCACGCTGTTTCTGATCATTGCGATCCTCGCCGCCGGGATCTTCTCGTTCGGCAAGCTGGGGCGCGCCGAAGACCCTTCGTTTACCGTCAAGGTCATGACCATCACCGCCGCCTGGCCCGGCGCCACCGCCCAGGAGATGCAGGAACAGGTCGCCGACCGCCTGGAAAAACGCCTGCAGGAACTGGACTACTACGACCGCGTCGAGACCATCGCCCAGCCCGGTTTTGTGTCGATGCGCATGACCTACAAGGAGTCCACGCGCCCCAGCGAAATCCAGGACCTGTTCTACCAGACCCGCAAAAAGCTCAGCGACGAAGCGGCGAAACTGCCCAAAGGCGTGATCGGGCCGTTCTTCAATGATGAATATTCCGATGTGTATTTCGCCCTGTATGCGCTGGAAGCCGAGCATCTGCCCCATCGCCAGCAAGTGCAGATGGCCGAAGACTTGCGCCAGGGCTTGCTCAACCTGCCGGGCGTGAAGAAGGTCAATATCCTCGGCGAGCAGGCGCAGCGCATTTTTGTCGAGTTCTCCTATGAGCGCCTGGCCACGCTGGGCATCAAGCCCGACCAGATCTTCGCCGCCCTCGCCGCGCAAAACGCCGTGGCGCCGTCGGGCTTTGTCGAAACCGCCGGTGCCCGTGCCTATATCCGCATCGACGGCGCCTTCGACAGCCTGGCGCTGATCGAAAACGTGCCGCTGGAAGTCAACGGCCGCGTGTTGCGCATTGCCGATGTGGCTACCGTAAGCCGTGGTTATGAAGACCCGCCCAGCTACCGCATCCGCCATCAGGGCGACCCGGCGCTGATGCTTGGCGTGATCATGGAGAAGCACTGGAACGGCCTGGAACTGGACAAAAGCCTCAAGGCCCAGGAAGCCAGAATCCAGGCGGACCTGCCGCTGGGGGTGAACTTCGCCAAGGTCTCCGACCAGGCGAAAAACATCAGCCTGGCGGTGAATGAATTCATGCTCAAATTCTTCGTCGCTCTGGCCGTGGTGATGGTCATCAGCCTGCTGGCCTTGGGCTTTCGCGTCGGGCTGGTGGTGGCCGCCGCAGTGCCGCTGACCTTATCCGTAGTGTTTGTGATCATGTTGCTCACCGGGCGCGAATTTGACCGTATTACCCTCGGCGCGCTGATTATTTCCCTGGGTTTGCTGGTGGACGACGCGATCATCGCCATCGAGATGATGGTGGTAAAACTCGAAGAAGGTTTTGACCGGATTCACGCCGCTACTTTCGCCTGGAGCTCTACAGCGGCGCCCATGTTGACTGGCACCTTGGTGACCATCATCGGCTTTCTGCCGGTGGGTTTTGCGCGCTCCGGCGCCGGCGAATATGCCGGCAATATCTTCTGGATCGTCGGCTTTGCGCTGATCTCGTCCTGGCTGGTGGCCGTGGTGTTTACGCCGTACCTGGGCGTGAAGTTGCTGCCGCAGATCAAACCGGTGCCGGGCGGGCATGACGCGATTTACGCCGGCCGTTATTACCAAAAACTGCGCAGCCTGGTCGAAGCCTGCGTGCGTCAACGTTGGCTGGTTACCGGCCTGGTGGTTGGTGCCTTTGTGCTGTGCGTGCTGGGCATGGGCGTGGTGAAGAAGCAGTTTTTCCCCAACTCCGACCGTTCCGAGCTGATCCTTGAGGTGTATATGCCGCCCGGCAGTGCCTTCAAAAGCACCGAGGCGGTGGCGGCGCAGCTGGAAAAAGCCTTGCTGCAAGAGCCGCAAACCAGCCTGGTCGACACCTATGTAGGCGGCGGCGCGCCACGTTTTTTCCTCTCGCTGAACCCCGAACTGCCCGACCCGGCGTTTGCCAAGCTGATTGTGCAAACCCCGGATTCCCATGCCCGCGATGCACTGAAACTGCGCATGCGTGAACGCATTGCCGCCGGCGAATTCCCGGCAGCGCGGGTGCGCGTCACGCAATTGCTGTTTGGCCCGCCGGTGCCGTTCCCGGTGGTGTTTCGTGTGTCCGGGCCGAATGTGGATGTGCTGCGCGGGGTGTCCGAAGACGTGCGCCGCGTCGTGGCGGCCAACGCGCTGACCAAGGACGCCTTCCTCGACTGGGGCGAGCGCACCAGCGGCTATCGGCTGGTGCTGGACCAAGACCGCCTGCGCCTGCTGGGCTTCACCCCCAATGAGGTCAAATCCCAGCTCAACGCCTTGCTCAGCGGCAACCCGATCACCGAAGTGCGCGAAGGCAACCGCACCGTCTCGGTGGTCGCGCGTGCCCAGGGCAACCAGCGCGAGAACCTCGGCAACCTCAACAACATGACCCTCACCAACAGCGCCGGCACCTCGGTGCCGCTGGCCCAGGTCGGGCACTTCCAGGCGGTGATGGAAGAACCGATCCTCAAGCGGCGCAACCGTGCAAGCACCGTGGAAGTGCGCGCCGACATCATCGACGGCGTGCAACCGCCCGACGTGGAAATGGCCGTGTACAAAGACCTGCAGCCCTTGATCGCCAAACTGCCCGCCGGTTACCAGATCGACATCGGCGGCCCGGTGGAAGAAAGCGCCAAGGCCAACGTGGCGCTGGCGGCGCTGTTCCCGATCATGATTTTGCTGACCCTCACGGTGATCATGTTCCAGGTGCGCTCGTTCGGCGTGATGTTCATGGTCTTCGCCACGGCGCCGCTGGGCTTGATAGGCGCGGTGCCGACCTTGCTGCTGTTCAACCAGCCATTCGGGTTTAACGCGATTCTGGGCCTGATCGGGATTGGCGGTATTTTGATGCGCAACACGCTGATCTTTACCGACCAGATCCGCCAGAACCAGAACCATGGCATGGCGGTGCGCGAGGCCATTATCGAAGCCACCGTGCGCCGGGCGCGGCCGGTGATCCTGACCGCATTGGCGGCGGCGCTGGCGTTTATTCCGTTGACGCTGTCGGTGTTCTGGTCGTCCCTGGCCTACGTGCTGATTGGCGGGGTGCTGGTAGGAACCGTGTTGACGCTGCTGTTCCTGCCGGCGCTGTGCAGCCTGGTGCTTGGGCGGGAGCGTACGAAGGCTGTTGAAACTTCCCACGTAACCACCGGATAA
- a CDS encoding efflux RND transporter periplasmic adaptor subunit, which produces MHPLPLRLLTPLALLIVLGGCNSKADTAAEVPLPRPVLAAKVEAAGTQQSAYTGVVAARTESDLGFRVSGKVIERKVDPGQHVARGDTLLVLDIGDFELALRSAKNRVNAAQAQLRQRRDDENRYQRLASTGAVSRQIFDQSATNLRVAEAELASAQSDASQIENRRTYSVLKADGDGIITDVRVDRGQVVAEGQIVARLAHDGAREAIVNLPENQRDQAAQKALAFPFGAPDQAVTATLRELSASADPTTRTYRARYVLHGAVDRFALGSTITVRLQGNGQAQQTRVPIGALQDAGQGTGVWVIGADDKVSFAPVNVASLGQEDALLDSGVTPGQIVVALGAHLLHSGDAVRLLPAQVLALNRKQDH; this is translated from the coding sequence ATGCACCCTCTTCCCCTGCGTCTTCTCACGCCCCTGGCTTTATTGATCGTCCTCGGCGGCTGCAACAGCAAGGCCGACACCGCCGCCGAAGTGCCCCTGCCGCGTCCCGTTCTGGCCGCCAAGGTGGAAGCCGCCGGTACCCAGCAAAGCGCCTACACCGGCGTGGTCGCGGCGCGCACCGAAAGCGATTTGGGCTTCCGGGTCAGCGGCAAAGTCATAGAACGCAAGGTCGACCCCGGCCAGCACGTCGCCCGTGGTGACACCTTATTGGTGCTGGACATCGGCGACTTCGAACTGGCCCTGCGCTCGGCCAAAAACCGCGTCAACGCGGCCCAGGCGCAATTGCGCCAGCGCCGTGATGACGAGAACCGCTACCAGCGCCTGGCCAGTACCGGCGCCGTGTCGCGGCAGATCTTCGACCAGTCGGCGACCAACCTGCGCGTGGCCGAAGCCGAGTTGGCGTCGGCGCAATCGGATGCCAGCCAGATCGAAAACCGTCGCACCTACTCGGTGCTCAAGGCCGATGGCGACGGCATCATCACCGATGTGCGCGTGGATCGCGGTCAGGTGGTCGCCGAAGGCCAGATCGTGGCTCGCCTGGCCCATGACGGCGCCCGCGAAGCCATCGTCAACCTGCCGGAAAACCAGCGTGACCAAGCCGCGCAAAAAGCCCTGGCCTTTCCGTTCGGCGCGCCGGACCAGGCCGTGACGGCCACCCTGCGCGAGCTGTCGGCGAGTGCCGACCCCACCACCCGCACCTACCGCGCACGCTACGTGCTGCATGGCGCCGTCGACCGTTTCGCCCTCGGCTCGACCATCACCGTGCGCCTGCAAGGCAACGGCCAGGCCCAACAAACCCGCGTGCCCATCGGCGCGCTGCAGGATGCGGGGCAAGGCACCGGCGTGTGGGTGATCGGCGCGGACGACAAGGTCAGCTTCGCCCCCGTCAACGTGGCCAGCCTTGGTCAGGAAGACGCCTTGCTCGACAGTGGCGTAACCCCCGGCCAAATCGTCGTCGCGCTCGGCGCGCACCTGCTGCACAGCGGCGACGCGGTGCGCCTGCTGCCCGCCCAAGTGCTGGCCCTCAACCGTAAACAGGACCACTGA
- a CDS encoding contact-dependent growth inhibition system immunity protein — MNELLTELQQFFGAYFHQDWVEEHSSADEVIDSFLLDSSRDVIITVKQEILELISSYKNELDLQEKLLHVYSCYYYYPNQWVSGPLWLNHIINKFDMYLLKNIK; from the coding sequence ATGAATGAACTACTGACAGAGCTCCAACAGTTTTTTGGTGCCTATTTCCACCAGGACTGGGTAGAAGAGCACTCCTCTGCTGATGAGGTTATCGATTCATTTCTGCTGGACTCGTCGAGAGACGTAATCATCACAGTAAAACAGGAAATTTTAGAATTGATAAGCTCATATAAGAACGAGCTGGACCTTCAAGAAAAATTGTTGCACGTATATAGTTGCTATTACTACTACCCAAACCAATGGGTATCAGGCCCTCTATGGCTGAATCACATAATAAACAAATTCGATATGTACTTATTAAAAAACATTAAATAG